AATCTGTTGGATGTTCTGGGTACCAAGGTTCCCGGTGTCAACACTGCTTATCTCTATCTCGGCATGTGGAAGGCAACGTTTGCATGGCATTTGGAGGACGTGGATCTCTACAGCATCAACTACTTGCATTTCGGCGCACCAAAACAATGGTACAGTATCTCTCAAGCCGACGCGCGACGATTTGAGGCGGCCATGAAGAATATTTGGCCAACGGAGGCCAAATCTTGTGACCAATTCCTCAGGCACAAGGGCTTCCTGATCTCGCCTGCTCATCTCAAGCAACACTACAACATTACCGTCAACAAGTGCGTTTCGTACCCTGGCGAGTTCGTGGTGACGTATCCCTATGGTTATCATTCTGGCTATAACCTCGGTTACAATTGCGCTGAGGCCGTCAACTTTGCCCTGGACAGCTGGCTACCAATGGGCAAGATTGCCAAAAGATGCCAGTGTGCTCAGGCACAGGACAGCGTATGGGTAGATGTTTACGAGATCGAGAGGAAGCTCCGTGGCGAGGAAACCGAGTATGAGGAGACagaagatgaggacgaggatgaggacgacgatgacggtgATATCGAACTGAATGGCGGGCTTCCGAGTCCCCCTCACAGCCATGGTGTCCGGGTTAGAACTCCGGGCAGAAAGCGTAAGAGGGGAGCAAACGACAAAGATGGATCGGAGAGAAGAGCCAAGAAGGTTCGCGTGCGTGTCAAGCCCCATATCGAACCCCCATGCTGCCTCTGTCCCAACGACATCCCCGGGGCCGAAATCATGTTGACGGACGATGGTCGCAAAGCGCATCGCATGTGCGCTCTCTACCTTCCCGAGACTTATATCGAGGAAGTCGATGGACAAGAAATCATTGCCAATATTGGAGGTATCAACAAGGACCGCCTGGAGCTCAAGTGCTTGTATTGCCGTTCCAAGAAGGGCGCGTGCTTCCAGTGTTCTCAGAAGAAATGCCACAGGTCGTATCACGCGACTTGCGCGGCAGCTGCGGGAGTGTTTGTGGAGGAGTCCGAAGTGCCGGTgtttggtgaggatgggacTGAGTACAAAGAACAGGCGTTCGAGTTCAGCTGCCGTTTCCACCGGACCAAGCGAGACAGAAAGGCTCAGGGTGGTGTCTTGGAGGACGACCCGAGAGTGCGGGAGGTGGCAGCTGCACTCAAGCAGAACGACATATGCCAGCTGCAGTACTTCCGAGGCGAGATCTttgctggtgtggtggtggagaacCGTGCGGATGAAGAgatgcttcttcttgatgtcaTTCCGAATGGGTATGTCAGCCACAATGTGAGGCTTGGGAGGACTAAACTAACATTTAGCAGCGATCGAGTTGAGGTTGAATGGaagtggctgctgctgcccgaCCCCGCGGATTACCGTTTGCCCAAAGCTTCGGCCAACGCGATCCCGATGCCGACGTGCAGAAAAGCGAAGCAGGAGATCAATGCCAAACGCGCCATCGACGAGGTCCCACGAAAGAACGACGAGTTCGGCACTGGGCTTGTTTGGGCCGAATTCCACACCAGCGATCCCATCAGAAACCGCCAGCAGGTCAAGATTGACTTTGCCAAAGAAAACCAAGTCTGGCACTACCTGGGAAAGACGTCGACAGAAGCCAAGGCTCAGTACACCGAGAACATCGCCAGGCCTCAGCACAATCTCAAGAGCAACTTTTTGGACTCGATTCCCAAACCAGCCTCGGCGGTTCCCGTGTCTTTGCTACCTCAGCAGGTCCGCAGCAGGACATTCACGGCGGCATACCCAGGCCAGGTTCCGTTTGCTGGCGGATTTTCAGCCATTTCACACCACGGAACACCGCTGGGACCATTGGCTCCTAAGCAACCAAAGCCCTACATGTACAAACCTAAGAATTCTATCGAGCCACAGTCCCAGCCTGTGCAATTTATGCCGCACAAGTTTGCACTTAACCCAGCTCCGCCGGCGGCACCTTTCTTGCAGatgcagcaccaccagctgcAGCAGCATCAGTACATCCAGCCACACCAGATGCATTACCAGCAGCCCATCCAACCTGCGCCTGCCCCTGTGCAACGGCATCCAAtgccccctccacctcaacctcagcctcAGCATACCTTCCAGCAGCAAGTCTTCCAGCTTCagcctgcccctcctccacctgctcagcagcagccgcaacctcctcctcggctgcAAGTCAAGCACTACCAGCCGCCCCTGAAGGAATCCCGGAAGAAGAGTTCGTCGACATCCTATTCGTCGGAACGTTTCACGCCCGTCGGAGGTAGTAATGGATTCCCGCAGCTTCCTGGCTTGACCTGGCCCCCCGCTCACATGAAATCAGGGCAATACAATCAGCCTCCTAGAGACTGGCCTCAATCTGCGGCAGACAGGCCGCCCATGACTTTGGCGATGAAGCCCAAGGGTCCTGGAGAGGGGCAGCCGCAGATCCATGCGTACCAAAAGTACGCGTTTTTCCAAGTTCATCACAACAGGTTTGTCTTGCTTTATGTTTCCGATTTTCATGATCTAGTCACTAATATCTGCCACAGGGATCCAGTCAGATATCAGACTCCTTATGGGCCAGGAGGAGGCTTCGTCAACGGCTATGAGCGTAACCATCGCGCATTTTTGATGCAAGCTCAGCAGGCCTTGAACGGAGGCAAGAAGAAAGCGCCAATGAGGACACTTCCTCCCCTGCAGCAGACCAAGAGCATCCAACCACAAGCTACCCCATCGCCTGGACCAGGTGGTCGGCCACAGGGCGGATACTCACCTCCATATGCGCAGATTCTGCCCCGCCCCGACACTGCAAGCAGCCAACAGTCGCCATTCACTTTTGACAACTTAAGAACGGGTTTCTCGCCGTCGCCCGTGTCACCctaccagcagcaccaaggGTTCTCAGTGCCCACGACACCTCCGAGCTCATCAACGTACGAGATGAAGCAGCCAGTATCAGCTCCACTGCATCCTGCCATCAACCCACAGTACGGGACTTCgttccagcaacaaccaccatcagGTGGAAATgaccaaaccaaccaacagaCATGGTCTGCGAGTTCTCAAGTATCAACGCCTGTACCTATCCCCCAGCAGCGACCGATAAACTCCGCACCTCCGCCCCCTAAGCCAGCTTTTACCAAGCAAAGTCATAGCCCGATTCCTCTGCCACCGTATGTTAGGCAGATGACGAATGGCCAAAAGTCATCACCTCTGAGCAAACCACCGGAGCAGGCGGCGCCTCAGCAGACGATGCCGATGCCCCAACCTCAGTACCTGTCACATACTCCGTCTGGAATGTCTACTATGCAAAGCTACTCATATCCTGAGCCTCAGTCTGGACCGGCTCTTGAGAACGGATGGAGACCAGGTTCTGACCCTATGGTGATggcaacaaccccaagcccaacGACCCAGGCACCCACGCACTATCAACAAATGTCGACTCCAGagcaacatcagcaacagtCGGCAGACATGACgtatcctccaccgccaacaccTGACGGGGATCCGCAGAAAGAACTTACCAAGAGGATAATGCTCAGCCTTAGGCGGGCAAGTCAGCAAATGGGGCCGCTGAACCTGtagggtggtgttgaatgATGTTTCTCTTGACAAGGCTATGTATTTCTGAACTTCTGGCGCGAAGACTGGGCATGGGATGGGTTGAACATGGCAAGGCAAGGTACGGGTATGATATTCCATGGCGTTTGTGGCTAGGGTGGCCCCTACCAAATGGCTGGTTGGCATGGAACAAACTTTTGGGGGTCGGAAGGGGCGTAATTCATGCTCAAATGAGCTACtttgtgtttctttttgctATGGGTTTTACTTCATCGGTGGTGCATATATAATGTATGATATCATTAAGTCACTTGCTAAGCGGATTGGAGGAAGCGATTTGTATGTTTTGCATCTGGTAAACGAGATGGGAAGTCCAGACtttgggaggaagagagaaatGGAGGGGACAGCGCGGTATCTTTTGGGTGTTATAGGAGTAGGGGTTAGGGGGCAAAGACTTGTACCCTGTGAAGGGTAATTATGTAGTGTTGAACATGGGGACTAGGGAAGGATTAGTTAAACTAAGAAAGATATCATTGCTCCAATTGTGGTATATTTGAGTCTGGTGGATTATCGtagtggggttggggttgtcgtGTTTGacttgatggtgagggtAGTTAGACATGGTCGGATGGCTAGGTACCTAAACCATTACTTGTCTCAAGGTGCCCACTTCATCTCCTGAGTATTGCccgctctttttttccttcgTTTTGCAAGCTGTTTTCATCTCCTTGCCGTCTTATGGATGACTGCCAGCGTCTCAGCCCTAGTTCTGCCTGCATTGCCATCCTAATCAACATTTGGCCAGATAGTCTGACATCTCGTCAGTTTCGACGCCCCAGCTCCTAAATGCTTCAATCACGACCGGCAGTCATCCCCACTACTTGACAGCACCATCCTGCCATGAACAAAGACACAGAACAAGTTCTAGTGGTTCTGAACACAACACACGCTCTTCTCTCAACTTGAGCTGAACGTTAGCTGCATCCTTCAACTGAACAACATTTTACATACATTTAAATAATCCATCACGCCTCACCATTTCAAGTCCCAAACTTCTGCTCTTCTGACCTCTAGAAAAGCTTTCCGCCAAAAAATGAGGCGGCGTCACCAGATCTCCACTCCCCTCGACGCCAAAGCAACGCCACCTTCGTCACGACCAGGCCAGCCAGCCTCAGGACCAGACCACACTACTTAGTTTGAATTTCGAAGCACCATATTCGTGGCGTGCGTAGTATAGCGGCATTACATTCTGCTCTTTGAGCGAAGGACTCGGGTTCGAATCCTGACCGACGACCACACAGCGTATTTGTGATTTCCAACGtttgcttttttcttcttctttttatcactaccaccacccccagcagcaccactATCTATCATTAATCATCCCCCAATCAATTTATGCCCAAGCCCAGGTAAATTCCCGTTTTTCAACAACTGATTTCCCTGCCTTTTACGTAAATCAATCAAAGGGACTTCCTCTTACcccagatgaggaggactgTAACTATTGCTGTCATTCAGCATTCCAGTTAGGGTTCAACGCTCGCTAGGTTTTCTCATCTACGTTGCGATTTCCCCTACCCAAAGGGTGCAGAGTACCAACCCGTGGCTCCTCATCTACATGATAGCATCTCTAACAGCGACTACTCCCATCTCACACTACTAACCAACCCACCAGCCCAGTGTGTGTTGAAATCGTTGCCATCAAGCAGATGTACATATCTCAAGGAGCGCGATAGTCCCCGATGTTGTTGGGCCAGAGCCTCCAATCCATCCAGCCAAGAATCCACCAGCCCAATACAATCTTCTATTCTTAGGCCTCTGCTTGCTTTGGGTACATTGCGCGTGTATCTCGCCCCTCCTTGTTTGTAGAGGAGAGAGACTTTTAAGGCTTATCTTGCCCGGAATGACTGACACCCTCGGTGTCTAGCTCCCTACTTACACAAATACAGACAGACAAAGAATGTCGAGGGCTGGaagagttgatgatgacgaccaTATCGTACACCTCCCGGACAACCAGCTTAGAAAAGGGGACATATAACACAGAATATATCCTATCTATCTATATCTACTCCAGTTTCGTTTTGCTCCTTTCCCCTCACATCCGTGTTGCTTGTTCCTTTCCATCTCCCAGCTCCTGATAACATCGACTATCCAAGTCGACTGCTCACCCCGTTTCAATGTTGATATGTTTCCGAAAAGTTCAAGGGCGGCTGTCTGTATGATCATGAGCTGACCTGAGCATTGCCAACATAGTCCTGGGCGATAAACATCAGCGTAGTCAGAGTCCGTAATCCATgctgtcaacaccaccaccatcaaagaCAATGTTGCCAAACATCAAAACCCCTGTTCGACAACCAAACACACCTCATGATACACCATCTCAAAGACAAAACTCTGCCTGGTATTCTTTTCCCTATGCCTATCTGCCTAGCTCCAAAAAACGCCTTAAAACATGAACGGGAACTCGGCACAAAAATGCATACACAAatccccgcctcctctccatcatcatccatgcTAACCACATTAACAGTGCTACCCCCCAGCTGCCTATCTGCTCTCCAGCGAGGACATCTCACCTAGAGATAAAGAGAGTTAAAAGAAACAATATCCCTCCTAATCTTGCCCAACGCCGCCTCGAACTTATCCTTGAGCTCATCACTCCCCATCACCTTGGCCGCCTCAGCCATCTGCCTaagcagctcctccaaccgtCTAAACAGCCGGATCAGGGAGCCTTCATAAGCATTAGTCATTTTGCTACATCACACACCACTGTTAGTAAAACATCTTTCGCCCAAAAGTGCGCATAGAGAAACATACCTGATCTCAGCAAACGGCCTCCCATTCGCCCAAGCCATCACCGTCTCCATCAACTGCCACTTCAAGCTATTGACATACTCCTCCTCATTCACATCCAACTTGCTCTCGGCGCTGACCTTGGCAATAATCTTCGCCTGAGCCTGCACCTCCCTAAACGGCTtcgccaactcctccttcagCGCGTCCGTCTCAACCTTTTCGTCAAAGATGAACACGCTGAGGATGGCGGCCGTAACCTCTGGGGTGAGCTCGTTGAAGAACCGATTGAAAAGCAActccgccagcagcaactcATGCCCCTCCGTAGACGAAATCTCGCACGCCACCCTCGCCTTCATCTGcacaacctccttctcatcgATAAATCCCAACCTCCGCAGCACCCTCTTCCGTGACTTGAGCTCGTCAAGCTGAGCAATCGTGTGAGCCTTACCaatcgccttcctcttctccttgatctgcTCCGTCAACTTGGTCTTggcctcaaactcctcgtaCAACCGGGGCAATAACGGCGAGTTGTGAAGGGGATTGGCAAGCAGCCTCGACTCCAAGACCTCGATCTTTCTGAGAAGCTTCCTAAAGCTGTCATCCCTGATGTTCATGTTCTCGATCGGGTCCATGATGGGGATCCCATCCGCAAAACGGCGCTGAATTTCCAGCAGAGACTTGCCGAcgttttccttctcctctcgTGACCTAACATccttggggaggaagacaCGGAGCTGGCTCAGAGACTTGACGCAGGACAGGAGGCAAGGCACAACTTCCCACTCCGCCTCTTCGTCTGCTTGTTCTGGAATCTGGCCTTCCGGCATGATAAACTTGCCGCCCTTCTTGCTAGTTTCCCTGACTGCAGGATTGAAGGATTTGCTCTGCTTGGAGAGCTTGAGAAGAACATCACAGAAGTACTGCTCCTGTGGCGGGTAGTCAGATTCGCCATGCTTGGGGGCCTTGCGGGCCACAGTGTCGAACAAGACTCCCCAGCCGAAATTAACGCCGTCTGGAGTCTCAATCTGGATGACGCGACCGGGCTGCATGAACTCCATGCAGTTGGCAGGATGGTGAATGACGGCAGTCATGTCCTTGGTCAGCTCCTTAAGCTGCTCGCGGAGATGATAGTAGTCCTTCACCGTGCTCTCATCGGGGAGCAACAtggcatccttctcctcttgcaGAGCAGTGAGTTCCTTTTCCAACTGGGGCACGCTAGCGGCGTTCTGGAACTGGAAGAAACACCTCTCGAGCATAAATTCAGGGGAGATGGCCTCGATACGCAACAGGTTGAGGATCATGTTGTAGCCAAGATGGAACGCCGAGTTGAGGCGGTCCTGGTGGCCGACAACGACGGACTTGGCAGTATCAGGATCTAGCTTGTCGTCAACCATCATAATGACGATACCGCGGTCATCGAGACCACGACGACCGGCTCTGCCAGCCATCTGAATGTACTCGGAGGAGGTGAGCGGTCTCCTGGCTACACCGTCCCACTTCGTGACTTGTGTGAAAACGACGGTCCTGGCAGGCATGTTCAGGCCGATAGAGAATGTTTCTGTGGCGAACAACACCTTGATCAAACCCTCCTGGAACAAAATCTCGATGGTCTCCTTGAGGATAGGCAGGAGACCGGAGTGATGGACACCTATTCCCTtgcggagaaggggaagaatgTTGGTAATTTGAGCGAGGTTTTTGTCTTCGTCCGACAGCTGCTGAAGGGCGTTTTCAAAGACCTTGTCGACCATGAGCTCCTCGTCGGGCGCGTTGAACTTCATGTGGGAACTCTTGAGAGCCATCTGCTCGCAATCCCGCTTGCTGAAATTGAAAACAATAACTGGCTGAAACTTCTTTTTGACAATCATTCTGATAATTTTGGCGATGTCGGCTGTTTCGTTCGGGGCATCGCCACCCTTGTTggttttcttgtctttgccctttcctttcctctTGGCGCTCCAGTCGGCAGGATCGGagcccttgttggcctcgatCAAGTTCATGGCATGCTGGAAGTTGTTCTCCTTGAAGTTGCCCTTTTCGTCAACGATCAGGAAGATACCCTTGCCACCGGCGGGGAAGAAGTAGTTTTGTAATGGTGTCGGTCTGAAATCGGTATAGACAACGTGGCAGGCTTGACGATGGATTTTGGCGATCCATTCGGCGAACTGGAAGGCGTTGGGAATAGTGGCGGACAGGAAGACGTATCGGACCTTGTcgggaaggaggatgatggtctCTTCCCAGACCACACCACGAGTCTTGTCGCGCATGTAATGGATTTCATCGAAGACGACCCAGGCAACTTCGCGCATGATTTCGGAACCTCGGTACAGCATGGATCGCAAAATTTCGGTTGTCATGACCAAGCAACTGGCGgttgggttgatggtgacatCTCCGGTCATGagaccaacatcaccaaactCGGCCTGGAAGTCGCGGTACTTTTGGTTACTGAGGGCCTTGATGGGACTCGTGTAAATGACTCTCTGATTGCGCTTGAGACACTGCGCAATGGCATATTCGGCGACGACCGTCTTGCCGGCAGATGTGTGAGCCGAAACGAGCACACTCTCGCCGCGCTCGATCGAGGCGACGGACAGGGCCTGGAAGGGATCGAGCTTGAAGGGGTACACTCGGGCAGGCTCTTCGGGAGCCTTGTGCTCGGAAAGAGGGATGTACTCGTAGTCGAGGTCAGGGGGGAGCGCGACCTGATGCTGGATATTATGCGACAGGACGATAGactctccctcttcgccagGAGCGAAGCCTGCAGCGGCATTGACTTCTCTTGACTGGGCCGTCTGGAAGGAATCGGCCATGACAGGCGCGGCAGGTTCTGGCTCACCCTCGAGCTTCTGGCGCTTCATATCGCCGTGCGAAATCTCTTGCGGGTGGTGTTCTTCGGCGGGCGATGCATCCTCGGTTTTGATGGACTGATCAGCCTGGGAAGCGGCATGGTCGGTGCCATCGGTCATTTCAACATCTTGACTCTGGTCGGCTGGggccttgcgcttcttgggagcgcgaggctgctgctcgaAGACGTCGAATAGGTCGTCCATGGCGGCGACGCTGTGCAGTTTGTCTGCAGATGAGAGCTGGGTCAGGTTGGCTGGCCTAGAAAAAAAGTTGAGGTGGGTTGATTGGCAGAATACAGGGATGGCTCGTGCACGAAGCAAGTATCAAGGCGGTGAGAGAGATgtttcttctcatcaacgGAGGAAAGCATCCAATCCTAGTCCACGCATAAAAAGATAGTCCAACCTCAAGTTTTAAAAGATATCCAAGAGGCCGAGAGATGACTGGTTCCAGTGCCAGTTTGTGGGAAGAGATGCAAATAATATTCTTGAAAGACAGTTCAACTTCCTCTTGGTAAGCCAAAGCCATTGACAGGTGAACGGAAGCTATGTGCAAGTTTGGGCATAGACGGTGAATGTTCTGGAACATATCAGAAGACTGCAAGTTCACACAGGGCCATCGATTCGGCCATTCACTACAAACTCGAAGGATTGTCTTTTGCAGACATCTCCAACGCATGTAGTTACACAGCATCCCGATTTCTGGTAGCCAGTTCTGGAAGCCAAATCGCAGACCATGCTGCCATCACATATCATGGCGTAAGATACTACCTTTTTATCACGCCTCTTCAAACATTCAATATATACCAGGACCAAAAGAGGCTATGCTGTATTGCAATGGAATGGCAACCATATCAAGATGCAAGTCCGGTCCGGCCCGTCGGCACTGGCCCAAGCTctgacaagaacaagcaTTCCCCAAGTGGGGCCCCAAGTGGAGCACCAACCCGACAGCACCGTCATCCCTGTCGAATTGGACCTCCGAACGTGGTGATCTCTGGAACCACTCCGAGGCCCCCGACACGTGTGGTGGCTccgcaacaaaaaaaaaagtgttGAGCCCGCTTTCTGTCGCCATTTTTTTCTCtgtcttctcttccttcttttcgTCTGTTCTTTCTCATTGGAATTGGAACCCATATTATAACAATCggcacaccaccaaccatggCAGCCGAACTCTCCCTCAAGCTTACCAGCCGGGTGCCCAAAAAAcccatcaagaagctcgccCCCTCGGTCGAGCTCCCCCGCGACGCCACCGTCGAGGACGCCAAAAAGATTGTCGCCCGCGCCTCTGGCTTCTCCGACTTCAACCGCATCGGTCTCTTCAACCCCGCCGACGGCAAGATCCTCAAGGACCGCAAGGCTCTGATCCGCAatgaggagggtgtcatCAAGGCCGGCGAGTTGGTCGTCAAGGACCTTGGTAtgtttccccccccccccttttcttttcacccCCCTATCTACCCCTCTTTGCTAACAAATATTCCAAAGGTCCTCAAGTAGCCTGGCGCACCGTCTTCGTAATCGAATACTTCGgccccatcctcttccacgccttcatccccctcatccgtCCCTACCTCTACTCCATCTTCCCCGGCCAGTTCAAGTACATCTCCGAGTCCGCCACGCCCATCACAAAGGTCCAATGgctcctcttcgccctctTCCACATTCACTTCCTCAAGCGCGAGTACGAAACCCTCTTCGTCCACAAGTTCTCCGCCAACACCATGCCCGCCCGCAACATCGTCCGCAACTCGGCCTTTTACTGGATCATGGCCGGCCTCCTCTGCGCTCTCGACATCTACGCCCCTGGCAACCTCTCTGCCCGTGACGAGCTCGTCCCCCTGGACTATTTCGGCTTGGCCTTGTTCACGTTTGGTGAGGTTTGCAACTGGATTGTGCACCAGCACTTGGCTAGCTTGCGCAAGCCAGGTGGAACGGAAAAGGGCATCCCGAATTGTATCGGGAGCAACTTGGTCACGAGCCCGAATTACATGTTTGAGGTTACGGCTTGGGTGGGTGTCATCTTGATCAGCAGGAgctgggcggtggtggtgtttatcTGCACGGGGATTATTTACATGAGGGATTGgtcgagggggaaggagaaggcgttgaggaaggagttCGGGGACCGGTATAAGAACAAGAGGTACACCATGTTGCCTGGCCTTATTTAAGTGACTAATAGAAGGATGTTTGTGGGAAAATTGCTGTTGTAGGATGAGGTGtaaaagaggaggagcaaaaaaTGTAAAGTGTAGTGTGAGAATAGATAGATAGCCCACTGTTTTGGCTGATTTTTATATAATTCAAATCCTTACCCCATCACTCCTTataaccctccctctcctggctccggctccggcaacggcacctcctccggccttgtcccctctccctcacccctgtcccaacccccctccccttcgtcCTCACTCCCACTCCAACAACTTTCACTCCCCGTCCagttcccctcctcctcctcgtcactcGTGTTCCCTTCCTTGGCTCTCCTCAGCGTGTCCTCCAGTATCAAAAACTCCCGCTCGAGCATCTCGGCCCAGTTCTGCACATTCCCCACCTCTTTTACCTTTTTCCCGTACGTGTCTGCCATCTTTGCGAGCTTGTCGTTTTCCTTTTTTAGGCTTTGGGTCGCTTTTATCAGATCGGACTGCTGCTTCTCGATGGCGGCGTTGTTTTGGTGTAGGAGCTGGGCGCGGGGGGTAATCTCCCTGTCAAAGTAGTTTGAgagggtggcgaggagggcggtgcggGCTTGGTCTATTGCTTTTGGGTCTGGGGGTGCTGtgacggggaaggggtgggaggaggagcgggaagggggttggagggaagAGTTGTTCActgaagggggagggtgatgatgggacgggggtggtgggaggtgaggcTGGGATTGTGGTTGTAACAACGAGGGAAAGGCCGGCGGCTGTGGTtgtgagaggggaggggaggtgtggTTGCTGCCGATGACGGTTGTTGACGTTGAGGGTCCTGATGTTGAGGGTCCTGATAAGAGCGATAAAGGTGACTTCCCTTTTGACAaaaacgacgacgacggcgtgGAAGTGACAGACTCGGTTCGTGATCTTGacgccggtgatgatgtgcCATCTTGCGGTTGAAAAGTGATCGCCGTGACGACTACACTGCTCACTTCCGGCGCTGACAACGTCGATGAGCTACCCCGGAACAGCATCCTCGTTGGCGGTGACGGTTTCGATGTCGACATGGTCACAGCCTAATGATTCCCAGTATACAAAAAGATGAGATGCCAAGGCGTGTCTATACAAACGCGGCTCCCTGCATGCGCCGTACACGATCAGTAGATGAAATCGGCCGGTCCCTGACACGCAAAGAGTCTAAACCTCGGGGCTGACAGATAACTTTATATACCCGCCACCATGCGCATGTGAGATGTGAGATGCAGGATGGACATGTGGTGATGTGCAGGACGAATGCGGGGAAAGTAGATACACAGGAGattggggagagaggggtcAATTTCATGTTACACCGGCTCACTCATGCTACATGCACACAAGATACAATACTCCTACAGCAGCATCAATCTCCAATTACTTGTATTCTTCCAAAACTCGGGAATATCTACTCCTAGGTAGGTAACTAATAAACCCAAATCCAAGACCCTCTCGCCTGCCTAAATATAGCAATAGTATAACAACTCATGCTTTGCTTGTTTTTTCTCCCGCAATCCAGAAACCATAACACATTACGTGATATATCTTGTGCTTTCTCAAACGAACGAACGCCGACCTGTG
This window of the Podospora pseudoanserina strain CBS 124.78 chromosome 3, whole genome shotgun sequence genome carries:
- a CDS encoding hypothetical protein (COG:B; COG:K; COG:L; EggNog:ENOG503NVYP), producing the protein MSLEAIGAPASEPTIFMDVNPPVVVVAVADSSKPLGLNSPPDSNNAMTLDGSDSELSDIDEVADKLDGKLELKDAIQDEIRLETEPVPAPANETQQNEPEAQPGPAVEEAEDIGEVLPDHWSGTVPVFKPTMKQFQDFKVFMTKVDKYGMKSGIIKIIPPQEWKDSLPPYDDMVKQVRVREPIKQEIMGSNGTYRQVNILHQRSYNLPQWRQLCEQSEHQPPARRGERRANAEKKPSTRSRAAANSGVPRPAAAPAKKRGRGGRATRASARTAKNEPAEEEERPMTPVSPVPEKEEVVDSVEQDPGVKEEEQCDEDDGAPAPRRMGFSRQGKPKMQSVSARRKYVRREGSAMIDEAAFKDWDYRMDVSDFTPERCEELERIYWKTLTYASPLYGADLLGTLFSEDVKLWNLNKLPNLLDVLGTKVPGVNTAYLYLGMWKATFAWHLEDVDLYSINYLHFGAPKQWYSISQADARRFEAAMKNIWPTEAKSCDQFLRHKGFLISPAHLKQHYNITVNKCVSYPGEFVVTYPYGYHSGYNLGYNCAEAVNFALDSWLPMGKIAKRCQCAQAQDSVWVDVYEIERKLRGEETEYEETEDEDEDEDDDDGDIELNGGLPSPPHSHGVRVRTPGRKRKRGANDKDGSERRAKKVRVRVKPHIEPPCCLCPNDIPGAEIMLTDDGRKAHRMCALYLPETYIEEVDGQEIIANIGGINKDRLELKCLYCRSKKGACFQCSQKKCHRSYHATCAAAAGVFVEESEVPVFGEDGTEYKEQAFEFSCRFHRTKRDRKAQGGVLEDDPRVREVAAALKQNDICQLQYFRGEIFAGVVVENRADEEMLLLDVIPNGDRVEVEWKWLLLPDPADYRLPKASANAIPMPTCRKAKQEINAKRAIDEVPRKNDEFGTGLVWAEFHTSDPIRNRQQVKIDFAKENQVWHYLGKTSTEAKAQYTENIARPQHNLKSNFLDSIPKPASAVPVSLLPQQVRSRTFTAAYPGQVPFAGGFSAISHHGTPLGPLAPKQPKPYMYKPKNSIEPQSQPVQFMPHKFALNPAPPAAPFLQMQHHQLQQHQYIQPHQMHYQQPIQPAPAPVQRHPMPPPPQPQPQHTFQQQVFQLQPAPPPPAQQQPQPPPRLQVKHYQPPLKESRKKSSSTSYSSERFTPVGGSNGFPQLPGLTWPPAHMKSGQYNQPPRDWPQSAADRPPMTLAMKPKGPGEGQPQIHAYQKYAFFQVHHNRDPVRYQTPYGPGGGFVNGYERNHRAFLMQAQQALNGGKKKAPMRTLPPLQQTKSIQPQATPSPGPGGRPQGGYSPPYAQILPRPDTASSQQSPFTFDNLRTGFSPSPVSPYQQHQGFSVPTTPPSSSTYEMKQPVSAPLHPAINPQYGTSFQQQPPSGGNDQTNQQTWSASSQVSTPVPIPQQRPINSAPPPPKPAFTKQSHSPIPLPPYVRQMTNGQKSSPLSKPPEQAAPQQTMPMPQPQYLSHTPSGMSTMQSYSYPEPQSGPALENGWRPGSDPMVMATTPSPTTQAPTHYQQMSTPEQHQQQSADMTYPPPPTPDGDPQKELTKRIMLSLRRASQQMGPLNL
- the MTR4 gene encoding ATP-dependent RNA helicase mtr4 (EggNog:ENOG503NV71; COG:A), whose amino-acid sequence is MDDLFDVFEQQPRAPKKRKAPADQSQDVEMTDGTDHAASQADQSIKTEDASPAEEHHPQEISHGDMKRQKLEGEPEPAAPVMADSFQTAQSREVNAAAGFAPGEEGESIVLSHNIQHQVALPPDLDYEYIPLSEHKAPEEPARVYPFKLDPFQALSVASIERGESVLVSAHTSAGKTVVAEYAIAQCLKRNQRVIYTSPIKALSNQKYRDFQAEFGDVGLMTGDVTINPTASCLVMTTEILRSMLYRGSEIMREVAWVVFDEIHYMRDKTRGVVWEETIILLPDKVRYVFLSATIPNAFQFAEWIAKIHRQACHVVYTDFRPTPLQNYFFPAGGKGIFLIVDEKGNFKENNFQHAMNLIEANKGSDPADWSAKRKGKGKDKKTNKGGDAPNETADIAKIIRMIVKKKFQPVIVFNFSKRDCEQMALKSSHMKFNAPDEELMVDKVFENALQQLSDEDKNLAQITNILPLLRKGIGVHHSGLLPILKETIEILFQEGLIKVLFATETFSIGLNMPARTVVFTQVTKWDGVARRPLTSSEYIQMAGRAGRRGLDDRGIVIMMVDDKLDPDTAKSVVVGHQDRLNSAFHLGYNMILNLLRIEAISPEFMLERCFFQFQNAASVPQLEKELTALQEEKDAMLLPDESTVKDYYHLREQLKELTKDMTAVIHHPANCMEFMQPGRVIQIETPDGVNFGWGVLFDTVARKAPKHGESDYPPQEQYFCDVLLKLSKQSKSFNPAVRETSKKGGKFIMPEGQIPEQADEEAEWEVVPCLLSCVKSLSQLRVFLPKDVRSREEKENVGKSLLEIQRRFADGIPIMDPIENMNIRDDSFRKLLRKIEVLESRLLANPLHNSPLLPRLYEEFEAKTKLTEQIKEKRKAIGKAHTIAQLDELKSRKRVLRRLGFIDEKEVVQMKARVACEISSTEGHELLLAELLFNRFFNELTPEVTAAILSVFIFDEKVETDALKEELAKPFREVQAQAKIIAKVSAESKLDVNEEEYVNSLKWQLMETVMAWANGRPFAEISKMTNAYEGSLIRLFRRLEELLRQMAEAAKVMGSDELKDKFEAALGKIRRDIVSFNSLYL